The following proteins are encoded in a genomic region of Xanthomonas cassavae CFBP 4642:
- the lepA gene encoding translation elongation factor 4 — translation MRNIRNFSIIAHVDHGKSTLADRIIQLCGGLQAREMEAQVLDSNPIERERGITIKAQSVSLPYTAKDGQTYHLNFIDTPGHVDFSYEVSRSLAACEGALLVVDAAQGVEAQSVANCYTAVEQGLEVVPVLNKIDLPTADVDRAKAEIEAVIGIDAGDAVAVSAKTGLNIDLVLEAIVHRIPPPKPRDTDKLQALIIDSWFDNYLGVVSLVRVMQGEIKPGSKILVMSTGRTHLVDKVGVFTPKRKELAALGAGEVGWINASIKDVHGAPVGDTLTLAGDPAPHALPGFQEMQPRVFAGLFPVDAEDYPDLREALDKLRLNDAALRFEPESSEAMGFGFRCGFLGMLHMEIVQERLEREYNLDLISTAPTVVYEVLKTDGSIVNMDNPAKLPQLNLVDEIREPIIRANVLTPEEYIGNIIKLCEEKRGTQIGINYLGSQVQISYELPMAEVVLDFFDKLKSVSRGYASLDYHFVRFDAGPFVRVDVLINGDKVDALSLIVHRSHADRRGRELCEKMKDLIPRQMFDVAIQAAIGSQIISRSTVKAMRKNVLAKCYGGDVSRKKKLLEKQKEGKKRMKQVGRVEIPQEAFLAVLQMDK, via the coding sequence ATGCGGAACATCCGCAATTTCTCCATCATCGCCCATGTCGACCACGGCAAATCCACCCTGGCCGACCGGATCATCCAGCTGTGTGGCGGCCTGCAGGCGCGCGAGATGGAGGCCCAGGTGCTGGACTCCAACCCGATCGAGCGCGAACGCGGCATCACCATCAAGGCGCAGTCGGTGTCCCTGCCGTACACGGCCAAGGACGGGCAGACCTACCACCTGAACTTCATCGACACCCCCGGGCATGTGGATTTCTCCTACGAAGTCAGTCGCTCACTGGCCGCCTGCGAGGGCGCGCTGCTGGTGGTGGATGCGGCGCAGGGCGTGGAAGCGCAGTCGGTGGCCAACTGCTACACGGCAGTGGAGCAGGGCCTGGAAGTGGTGCCGGTGCTCAACAAGATTGACCTGCCCACCGCCGATGTCGACCGTGCCAAGGCCGAGATCGAAGCGGTGATCGGCATCGATGCCGGAGACGCGGTGGCGGTCAGCGCCAAGACCGGCCTGAACATCGATCTGGTGCTGGAAGCGATCGTGCATCGCATCCCGCCGCCGAAGCCGCGCGATACCGACAAGCTGCAGGCGCTGATCATCGATTCCTGGTTCGATAACTACCTGGGCGTGGTCTCGCTGGTGCGCGTGATGCAGGGCGAGATCAAGCCGGGCAGCAAGATCCTGGTGATGTCCACCGGCCGCACCCATCTGGTGGACAAGGTCGGCGTGTTCACGCCCAAGCGCAAGGAACTGGCGGCGCTGGGCGCCGGCGAAGTGGGCTGGATCAATGCCTCGATCAAGGACGTGCATGGTGCGCCGGTCGGCGACACCCTGACCCTGGCCGGCGATCCCGCCCCGCATGCCTTGCCCGGTTTCCAGGAAATGCAGCCGCGCGTGTTCGCCGGCCTGTTTCCGGTCGATGCCGAGGACTATCCGGACCTGCGCGAAGCGCTCGACAAGCTGCGCCTGAACGATGCGGCGCTGCGCTTCGAGCCGGAAAGCTCCGAGGCGATGGGCTTCGGCTTCCGCTGCGGCTTTTTGGGCATGCTGCACATGGAAATCGTGCAGGAGCGGCTGGAGCGCGAATACAACCTGGACCTGATCAGCACTGCGCCAACCGTGGTCTATGAAGTGCTCAAGACCGACGGTTCCATCGTCAACATGGACAACCCGGCCAAGTTGCCGCAGTTGAACCTGGTGGATGAGATCCGCGAGCCCATCATCCGCGCCAACGTCCTCACTCCCGAGGAGTACATCGGCAACATCATCAAGCTGTGCGAGGAAAAGCGCGGCACCCAGATCGGCATCAATTATCTGGGCAGCCAGGTGCAGATCAGCTACGAGCTGCCGATGGCCGAGGTGGTGCTGGATTTCTTCGACAAGCTCAAGTCGGTCAGCCGTGGCTACGCCTCGCTGGATTACCACTTCGTGCGGTTCGATGCCGGCCCGTTCGTGCGCGTGGACGTGCTGATCAACGGCGACAAGGTCGATGCGCTGTCGCTGATCGTGCACCGCAGCCATGCAGATCGGCGCGGGCGCGAGCTGTGCGAAAAGATGAAGGACCTGATCCCGCGGCAGATGTTCGACGTGGCGATCCAGGCCGCGATCGGCTCGCAGATCATCTCGCGCTCCACGGTCAAGGCGATGCGCAAGAACGTGCTGGCCAAATGCTATGGTGGCGACGTGTCGCGCAAGAAGAAGCTGCTGGAGAAGCAGAAGGAAGGCAAGAAGCGCATGAAGCAGGTCGGCCGCGTGGAGATTCCGCAGGAAGCCTTCCTGGCTGTCTTGCAGATGGACAAGTAA